Proteins from a single region of Aureibacter tunicatorum:
- a CDS encoding SDR family oxidoreductase produces MGKLAVITGGTKGIGKALVEKFASEGIDVIACSRNSDDLDNLKKEMSDKPAKVYVFKADLSIKEDCLNFSEYVKSIDGKLEVLINNAGLYIPGEIHKEEDGALETMINTNVYSAYHLTRGLIDQFIGQKDGQIFNICSTASIMPYVNGGSYCVSKYALLGMTKVLREEMKQYGVKVTAVLPGATYTASWDGVDLPKERFIKPEDIANAIWSCYSLSDQAVVEELLIRPQLGDLD; encoded by the coding sequence ATGGGTAAATTAGCTGTTATAACAGGAGGTACAAAAGGCATAGGCAAAGCTTTGGTTGAAAAGTTCGCCTCGGAAGGAATTGACGTGATTGCTTGCTCAAGAAATTCCGATGACCTTGATAATTTGAAAAAGGAAATGTCGGATAAGCCAGCGAAAGTTTATGTATTTAAAGCTGATTTATCAATAAAAGAAGATTGTCTAAATTTCTCTGAATATGTAAAGAGTATTGACGGGAAGTTAGAGGTGTTGATAAATAATGCGGGACTTTACATCCCTGGAGAAATACACAAGGAAGAAGACGGAGCTCTTGAGACAATGATAAATACGAATGTTTATTCCGCATATCATCTGACACGGGGCTTGATTGATCAATTCATTGGGCAAAAAGATGGGCAAATTTTCAATATTTGTTCTACCGCGAGTATAATGCCTTATGTAAATGGCGGTTCATATTGTGTTTCAAAATATGCGCTTTTGGGTATGACTAAAGTGCTTAGAGAAGAAATGAAACAATATGGGGTGAAAGTTACAGCTGTTCTTCCTGGCGCTACTTATACGGCCAGTTGGGATGGAGTTGACTTGCCTAAGGAAAGATTTATAAAGCCAGAGGATATTGCGAATGCGATATGGTCTTGCTACAGTTTGTCAGATCAA